The nucleotide sequence TCGACGACGGGGGCGACCCGGTCGACCACCCGCCGGATCATGGGCGTCCCCGCGAGGTCGGCGACCGCCTTGTCCTCGTCGCCGAACCGCGTCGACCGACCGCCGGCGAGTACGACGGCAGTGCGCTCGGACATGTCGGTGGCTACGCGGGCCCACCTTTTTACGTCGTCGGGTGACGCCCACCTTTTTACGTCGTCGGGTCGCGCTCCGCGCGACCGCTCCTCGCAAAAAGCTGGAGCAAAAACGGCCGCGACTCGCCGCGGGATCGGAGATCCCTCGCTCGTCGCGGTCACTCGTGCTGGACCGCCCCGCCCCGCCCAGCACCGCCCCGCCCAGCACCGCCCCGCTCAGCACCGCCCCGCCCAGCACCGCCATCCACACCCTCACTCGATGCCGTCACACAGGTCGCCGACGACCCGCGCGGCCGTCCGCGCCTCGACGCGCCGCTCCGCGAAGACGCCGAGTGCGCTCTCGACGGCGTCGGGGTCCGGCGCGAAGGTGACGCCCGGATACGTCACGTCCGCGAGGACGAGCGGCGTCGCCGGTGCGGTGGGAACCCCCGCGGGGCCGTCGAGGGGGTCGGGCCCGAGGACGCGGCCCACCCGCTCGGGGTCGCTCTCGCCGGCACCGACCGCCCGCACCAGCGACGCGATCCGACGGACCATGTGCCGGGCGAACCCGCCGGCCGCGAGCGTCAACACGAGGAAGTCGCCGTCCCGCTCCCCGCTCGCGTCGAGGCGGCGGACGGTCCCCGCGTCGTCGGTCGTGAGGTTGTGAAAGTCGTGCTCGCCGGTCAGGCGGTCCAGCGCCTCGCCGGCCCGGTCGTCGTCGAGCGTCGGCGC is from Haloplanus salinarum and encodes:
- the truA gene encoding tRNA pseudouridine(38-40) synthase TruA, which codes for MPRRAFRIAYDGRPYSGFQRQPDRPTVEDALFDALRDLDLAAPPAGYAAAGRTDAGVSALAQTVAFEAPDWLSPAALNGTLPATVRAWASADVSPDFHATHDARRRSYRYHLYAPTLDDDRAGEALDRLTGEHDFHNLTTDDAGTVRRLDASGERDGDFLVLTLAAGGFARHMVRRIASLVRAVGAGESDPERVGRVLGPDPLDGPAGVPTAPATPLVLADVTYPGVTFAPDPDAVESALGVFAERRVEARTAARVVGDLCDGIE